The segment GAAATCATCAAAGAATCTCCTACTAACAATTGATCCTCTACTGTTTTTGTTATTTCGTCATCATATTCAAAGATGAGTGGAGCAAAATAAATATCATTATTTAAAACAGCTTTCATATATTCTGAATAGATATATGGTATTAAAGCATATCTAAAATCTATAACATTTTTAATAATATTTGTAGTTTCATCATCAAAAGCAAATGGTTCTTGTCTTCTAGTTCCCTTTGCTGAATGATTTCTAAATAAAGGAGTAAATAAACTAAACTGAGTCCATCTTGTTACAATTTCAGCATTAGCATCACTACTAAAACCACCCGTATCTGCACCTATATATAAAAATCCACACATATTTAGAGAAGGCATCATTTTTATATTTAATAAGATATGTCGCCACCAAGAACTATTATCTCCAGTCCATATTCCTGAATATCTATGCATTCCTATATACGAAGATCTTGAAAATAATAAGAATCTTTTATTAGGTTCTATTGTCTTTAATCCTTCGCCGGCACTTCTTGTCATGTTATAACCAAATAAATTATGAACATCATAATGATTTATCTTATTTCCATCTTTGTTATGATAAAAGCTCGTATAATCTACTATGTTATTTGACATATTCTCAAATTTATCTTTTAATTCAAAACAAGAATTGATATCTAAGTTTTCTTTTTCTGATTTTTTTGCAAAATCAATAGCCTCTTTTAATCCCCTATTTGTATAAAAAATAGCTGGTTCATTCATATCATTCCAAAAACCTTCAATACCTAAATCCGTTAATACTTTATATTTAAGTCCAAACCACTGTCTTGCATTCTTATTTAAAAAATCTGGGAAATGACATCTTCCTGGCCATACCGCTGCAATAAAAGCTTCTCCATTTTCATCAGTACAAAAATAGTTATTTTTCATACCTTCTTCATAAACATCATAACCTTTTTCAATCTTTACTCCTGCATCTATAATAGGTACAAGTCTGAAACCTTTATCCTTTATTTTTTTTATAAATCCCTTAAAATCAGGAAATGTACTCTTATCTACAGTAAAATCCTTATACCTTTCCATATAATCTATATCTAAGTAAATTGCATCACATGGTATTTCATTTTCTATAAACTTATCTGCAATTTCATTAATCTTCTTTCCATCTTCATAACTCCATCTTGATTGTTGATATCCAAAAGCCCATTTGGGGGGCACGTAGCTTCTTCCTATCATCTTTAAAAACTTTTTTATAATATCCTTTATAGATTTTCCTTTGACTATAAATACCTTCACGTTACTATTTTCAATTGTTATTTTATATTCATCTTTATCTGTAAACCCAACATCAAAAGTAACTTTTCCTGGGAAATCAACGAATACGCCAAATTTCTCTTTTCCATTTACAACTGTAAAGTTATGTGCTCCATATAAGGATTTTTTATTTTCAGTATGCTTTGGATCATCAGTACAAAATGACTCGTATATTCCGCCTCTTTTATTTATACCTCTCTGGTTTTCTCCAAGCCCAAATACTATATCATCCTTACTCATCTTATATACAAGACTAAATTTTTCTTTATCTTCTATACTAAAAAATTCTAAGGAATCTTTATTTATTTCTTCCCCTTCCATAATTACAGCCTCTGTATTTATTGGATTTCCAAATACATATTTATTTACACCGTCAATTATCTTAAAAGTTTTCATAATATCACCTCATTACACTTATAGTTAACTATTTTATAGATCCTTGTGTAACTCCCTTTACTATGTGTTTTTGAGCAAAGAAATAGAATATAATAATTGGTATCATCGCTAAAACAAGTCCTGCTAAAGCTAAATTCCACTTCTTTGAATATTCCCCGAAGAAATAAAACATCTTAAGAGGAAGTGTTTGCCACTCAGGTTTGTTTATAACAAGTTGTGGTAATAAAAAGTCATTCCATATCCACATAGCATTTAATATACTTACTGTTACTGTTATTGGTTTTAAAAGAGGAAATACTATAATCCAAAACACTTGAAACTTATTGCAACCATCAATTATTGCTGCTTCTTCTAACTCTAAAGGTATATTTTTAATAAAACCATGGTACATTATTATTGATAAACTTGATCCAAATCCTAAATACATAAATACTAATCCTACTGGATTTAATAAGTTTAACTTGCCCATTATATTTATAAGAGGTAACATAACAGACTGAAATGGTATAAGCATTGCTGCTGCAAATAAGAAAAATAAGAACTTGCTTAACTTAGTTTTTGATCTAACAAGCATCCAAGCTGCCATTGAAGAGAACACAACGATTAAAACAGTACTTATAGTTGTAATTAAAAATGAATTCATAAATGAATGAAAAAAGTTCAAATCCTCAAATGCCTGAATATAATTATCAAAAGTGAATGTTCCATTACCCGGAAGCCCTAAAACATTAAGGAACAATCCTTTTTGTGTTTTAAATGAATTAGTAAATGCTATATACAAAGGTGATAAAAATATAATTGCTATACAACTGGCAAAAACATTCCATGTAACCTTTTTTACAATACTTTCTTTCATTACATTTCTACCTCCTTTTTCTTACTAAAGTTCAATTGAGTTAATGTTATTACTGCAACAGTTATTAAAAATATCACTGCCTTTGCCTGTGATATTCCAAATTCATTTCTTGCAAAAGCTGAATTATATATATTAAGTGCTAACATTTGTGTTGAGTTATATGGTCCTCCACCTGTAAGTGCTAAATTCTGGTCAAATAACTTAAAACAATTAGATAAAGTTAAAAATATTCCAACTGTAAATGCTGGTGCAACCAATGGTATTGTTACATTTATAAGTCTTTGGAATGGGTTTGCTCCATCAATTTCAGCAGCTTCTTTTAAATTATCTGGAATTCCTTGAAGTGCTGCTATATAAACAACCATCATATACCCTGACATTTGCCAAGACATTAATATTACTAATGCCCAAAATCCTGTTTGAGTCGTTGATAGCCAACCAGTAAAAAACGACCATCCTAGCTTAACTCCTATGGTATTAAAAACTTTAGTAAATATAAATTGCCAAATGAATCCTAATATAAGCCCCCCTACCATGTTAGGCATAAAAAATACACTTCTTAATATATTGCTTATTTTCATTTCTCTAGTTACTAATAGTGCTAATCCAAAACCGATTAAATTTATCATAATAACTGACACTACTGAGAATTTTAAAGTAAATATAAATGATTGTAAAAATCCACTTTCTAAATTAAATATCTGTTTATAATTTTGAAGTCCAATAAATGGCGCATTATTATCTATTCCGTTCCAATCTGTAAATGAATAATATATTCCTGTTATAGCCGGTATAATTACTACAATTAAAAATGAAATCAATATAGGTGCCACAAAAAAACTAAACCATAACTTTGATTTTTTCATAGTGTCCTCCTTTTTATTTTATAGTTAGGGGGAGGGGTAACCCCCTCCCCCTAACTATTTATTATTTCTTATTTCTCATAGTTGTCCATTGAGTTTGCGAATCCTTAATTACTTGATCCCAAGTAATTTCTCCAGCTAAATATTTTTGAATATCCTTTCCTACAACACCCATACCCCAATCTGTTGGGTATCCCATGAATACCCATGGTAGTGTTTTATTTTCTTTTATATATCTTCCTACAGCTAATCCAAGAGAATCTTTAGCTGGATATTTTTCATATCCTTTAAATGGAGGTATAAAGAAGAATTTATTAACTACTATATTCTTACCTTCCTCTGAAGTGTATAACCAATTTAAGAAATCTTTTGCCGCTGATTGTTGTTCCTTTGAAACTTTATTATTAACTCCCCAATACATAGGCACACCTACTGCAACGGAATCTCCCTTGCCACCTTTTATCGCTATTGGTAACATATCTAAATTCTTAGCTACATCTTTGTCTGTTTTATTAACATCATTGAAAATCCAATTTCCTTGTTGAACAATAGCAACACGTTCAATAGCAATACCTTGGCCTACTTGAGTTGCATAATCTACTGCATTTAACTTTCCTTTTGATTTTGCATTTGGTGAATAATTAGCCTCTAAATCAATTAAACTTTTTAAACCATCACCATGTTTAAAAGCAACTTTATCTGCTTTAAAAGCATCTAATGAACTTTTAAATTCTTGGCTTAAAGCAACACTTGATGAATGTAATCCTGTTATCCAAGTTTCTTTTGCAGGCATTTCAAATACTGCTTCTAATTGAGGATATTTCTTTTTTAACTTTCCTGATTTTATTTCACTATCTAATTTCTTTACTGCAGCTTCTAGAGTTGCGTAATCTTTAATAGTTGTAGCATCTATACCAGCATCCTTAAAAATAGCCTTATTATACACTAATCCATAAGCTTCAACGTCAAATGGCATACCATAGATTTTCTTGTCTTCAGTAACTCCATCTAGAACTCCATTAAGAGATTGCTTTACCCAAGATTCTCCTGATAAATCAACCAATCTGCTCCTCCAATCTTTAACATCCTGTGGACCACCTATATTAAATATTGCAGGTTCTTCTCCAGATTGAATCTTCGCTCTAAGAGCTGCACCATAATCGTCTCCACCACCAACAGTACTTATGTTTATTTTTACCTCTGGATGTTTTTCGGAATATTTCTTTGCAGCTTCTTCTAGTTCCTTTGCAATTTCAACTTTAAATTGAAATACATTTAATGTTACAGCATCTTTCTTTCCTGAATTAGCTCCTTGTGATTTAGATGAACATCCACCTAATACTAAAGTTGACATCATCATCATTGATGTAACAGCAAATGCAACAATTCTTTTAACATTCCTCATGAATTACCCCTCCATTTTTTTATTTTATACCTTATAATTTATAAAGTTATATTCTCTTCACTATCAATATCAAAGATATGACAATTGTCCATATTAAACATAAACTTTATTTTATCTCCAGTTTTCATGTCAATAATTTTAGATGATTGTATATTAGAAATAAATTGCTTTCCGCCTAGTTCAAAATAGGTAAAAGATTCATTTCCCATATTCTCAACAAAATCAACAACCCCAGGAACCATATCATTGTTATCGTTTTCTTTAAGGTTGATATCTTCAGGTCGTATCCCAAACCAAACCTTCTTACCAATATAATCTTTAACTTTATTTGCCTTGTTTTCTGGTAACCTTAATTCAGTACTTCCCACTTTTAATAAAGTTATATTATCTTTCTTTACTAGATGCCCTTCTATTACATTCATTGAAGGTGACCCAATAAATTCAGCAACAAATTTATTAACAGGATGATTGTACAAATTTAACGGAGTATCAACTTGCATTATCTTTCCAAAATTCATTACACATATTCTATCTCCCATTGTCATAGCTTCTACTTGGTCATGTGTTACATATATCATTGTAGTTTTTAATTCCTTATGGAGTTTTGAAAGTTGCACTCTCATATGCACTCTTAATTTAGCATCTAGATTTGATAATGGCTCATCAAATAAAAAAACTTTAGGATCCCTTACAATAGCTCTACCAACTGCAACTCTTTGTCTTTGTCCCCCGGATAGCTCTTTAGGTTTTCTTTTTAAAACTTCCTCTAAATCTAAATTTTTAGCAGCTTCTCTAACCTTCTTATCTATAATATCTTTAGATATTTTTCTTATTTTTAATGAAAAAGCCATATTATCATAAACACTCATATGAGGATATAGCGCATAATTTTGAAAAACCATGGCAATTTCACGATTTTTAGGTGCAATATCATTTACAACTCTATCTCCAATAGAAATAGTCCCTGATGATATTTCCTCAAGTCCAGCTATCATTCTTAGAGTTGTTGATTTTGCACATCCTGATGGTCCTACAAAAACCATAAATTCACCATCATTGATCTCTAAATTAATTCCATGAACAGCCTTAAATCCATTTGGATAAACTTTTTCAACGTCTTTTAAAACTACCTTAGCCATACTTTACCCCCCTATATATTTTCTGCAAGACTCTCTTTTTAACAATTTAGTTTTAAAAACTATATGCTGATTAATTTTTTTATCATTTATTAAATTAAGCAAAATTTCTATACTTTTTTCTGCCATATTCTCAACTGGTTGCTCTACAGTTGTTAATGAAGGATGAAAATATTTTGAATAATCTATGCCATCAAATCCAACTATTGATATATCTTCAGGTATTTTTAATCCCCTACTTAAAATTGCTTTTGCAGCACCAATTGCCATAATATCTGTTGTTACAAATACAGCAGTTATTTTTAAATCCTTATCAAGTAGCCTACTCATAGCTTCATAGCCTGATTCAAAGGTATACTCACCTATCTCTACAAGATTCTCATCAAACTTTATTCCATTTTCAAAAATGGCATTCTTATATCCTTGAAATCTAAGTCTTCCAACACTTCTATCCTCTTCTCCAGTAGTTATAATTCCTATACCCTTATGCCCTAGTTTGCATATGTATTCAACTGCATCAAAAGCAGCTTTTTCATTTTCTATTACTACACTTGAAAAGAGATTTTTATTAGCATCACTTGTTATATTACTAGATGCAATAACTATTGGAACACTTAAATTATCCATTTGTTTTTTGTCTAGATTATCAAAATTTCCTCCAAGACATATTAGTCCTTTTAGTTTCTTTTCTTTTATAAGTTCTATTGCAGCATCAAAATCATCCGTACTGCTTTCATTATAATGAAGAATCATAGAATATTTTTTATCATCTATCTTTTCTTCTATAGACTTTATCATCTTTGAAAAAAATGGATTATTTATACCTTTAACTAATACCCCTATACTTTTTGATGTATTTCTTTTGAGATTTCTTGCACTGTTATTAGGTATATAATTTACTTCTTCTATCACCTCTAATACTTTTTTTCTTGTCTTATCCTTAACATCAGGATGATTGTTTAGAACTCTTGAAATTGTACTAACACCAACTCCAGCTATTCGAGATATATCTTTTATCGTCAAATTAGCCATTTATTAACCTCTCCTCTAAAAATATATAAAACATGTCTAAATGCTTTTTCACATATACATTCCATTCAATTTTTATCCTTATGGAAACGTTTCTGGTAACGTTTCCAATCCTTGTCTAATATTATATCATATTTTTAAAATTTTCACACAACTTTTGTTGAATTATTTTATAATATTTTAAATTTTATTCCATTTCTTTCATAATGAGTCCAATTTTATATATTATTACATATAGCTTATCTATTCATATTCTTAACTTTTAAAATATATTCTTAAAATAAAGTAAAAAGACTTACCATGATAAATTGATAAGTCTTTTTACTTAGATATATAAATAAATGTTTATTTTTTAATCTATATTTATGCTTTTTTAACAAATTCAGATTTTAATAACATAGCTCCAAAACCATCTATCTTACAGTCAATATTATGATCTCCATCAACCAAACGTATATTTTTTACTTTTGTACCCTTCTTTAATGCATTTGAGTATCCTTTTATTTTAAGATCTTTAATTATTGTTACAGAATCTCCATCTTTTAAGATATTTCCATTTGAATCCTTAACAACATTTTCGTCTTCATTGCTTTCATTTTGAGATTCTAAATTCCATTCATAAGCACATTCTGGACAAACGAACATGTTTCCATCTTCATAAGTATATTCTGAATTGCATTTTGGACAATTTGGTAAATTACTCATATATTCATTCCTTCCATTTCGCATTAGTAGTATTTATTTTTTTCCGAAATACCTTTATAATATATCA is part of the Clostridium botulinum genome and harbors:
- a CDS encoding zinc ribbon domain-containing protein YjdM — protein: MSNLPNCPKCNSEYTYEDGNMFVCPECAYEWNLESQNESNEDENVVKDSNGNILKDGDSVTIIKDLKIKGYSNALKKGTKVKNIRLVDGDHNIDCKIDGFGAMLLKSEFVKKA
- a CDS encoding carbohydrate ABC transporter permease is translated as MKESIVKKVTWNVFASCIAIIFLSPLYIAFTNSFKTQKGLFLNVLGLPGNGTFTFDNYIQAFEDLNFFHSFMNSFLITTISTVLIVVFSSMAAWMLVRSKTKLSKFLFFLFAAAMLIPFQSVMLPLINIMGKLNLLNPVGLVFMYLGFGSSLSIIMYHGFIKNIPLELEEAAIIDGCNKFQVFWIIVFPLLKPITVTVSILNAMWIWNDFLLPQLVINKPEWQTLPLKMFYFFGEYSKKWNLALAGLVLAMIPIIIFYFFAQKHIVKGVTQGSIK
- a CDS encoding LacI family DNA-binding transcriptional regulator; the protein is MANLTIKDISRIAGVGVSTISRVLNNHPDVKDKTRKKVLEVIEEVNYIPNNSARNLKRNTSKSIGVLVKGINNPFFSKMIKSIEEKIDDKKYSMILHYNESSTDDFDAAIELIKEKKLKGLICLGGNFDNLDKKQMDNLSVPIVIASSNITSDANKNLFSSVVIENEKAAFDAVEYICKLGHKGIGIITTGEEDRSVGRLRFQGYKNAIFENGIKFDENLVEIGEYTFESGYEAMSRLLDKDLKITAVFVTTDIMAIGAAKAILSRGLKIPEDISIVGFDGIDYSKYFHPSLTTVEQPVENMAEKSIEILLNLINDKKINQHIVFKTKLLKRESCRKYIGG
- a CDS encoding ABC transporter ATP-binding protein, whose translation is MAKVVLKDVEKVYPNGFKAVHGINLEINDGEFMVFVGPSGCAKSTTLRMIAGLEEISSGTISIGDRVVNDIAPKNREIAMVFQNYALYPHMSVYDNMAFSLKIRKISKDIIDKKVREAAKNLDLEEVLKRKPKELSGGQRQRVAVGRAIVRDPKVFLFDEPLSNLDAKLRVHMRVQLSKLHKELKTTMIYVTHDQVEAMTMGDRICVMNFGKIMQVDTPLNLYNHPVNKFVAEFIGSPSMNVIEGHLVKKDNITLLKVGSTELRLPENKANKVKDYIGKKVWFGIRPEDINLKENDNNDMVPGVVDFVENMGNESFTYFELGGKQFISNIQSSKIIDMKTGDKIKFMFNMDNCHIFDIDSEENITL
- a CDS encoding carbohydrate ABC transporter permease, whose protein sequence is MKKSKLWFSFFVAPILISFLIVVIIPAITGIYYSFTDWNGIDNNAPFIGLQNYKQIFNLESGFLQSFIFTLKFSVVSVIMINLIGFGLALLVTREMKISNILRSVFFMPNMVGGLILGFIWQFIFTKVFNTIGVKLGWSFFTGWLSTTQTGFWALVILMSWQMSGYMMVVYIAALQGIPDNLKEAAEIDGANPFQRLINVTIPLVAPAFTVGIFLTLSNCFKLFDQNLALTGGGPYNSTQMLALNIYNSAFARNEFGISQAKAVIFLITVAVITLTQLNFSKKKEVEM
- a CDS encoding TIM-barrel domain-containing protein, with the translated sequence MKTFKIIDGVNKYVFGNPINTEAVIMEGEEINKDSLEFFSIEDKEKFSLVYKMSKDDIVFGLGENQRGINKRGGIYESFCTDDPKHTENKKSLYGAHNFTVVNGKEKFGVFVDFPGKVTFDVGFTDKDEYKITIENSNVKVFIVKGKSIKDIIKKFLKMIGRSYVPPKWAFGYQQSRWSYEDGKKINEIADKFIENEIPCDAIYLDIDYMERYKDFTVDKSTFPDFKGFIKKIKDKGFRLVPIIDAGVKIEKGYDVYEEGMKNNYFCTDENGEAFIAAVWPGRCHFPDFLNKNARQWFGLKYKVLTDLGIEGFWNDMNEPAIFYTNRGLKEAIDFAKKSEKENLDINSCFELKDKFENMSNNIVDYTSFYHNKDGNKINHYDVHNLFGYNMTRSAGEGLKTIEPNKRFLLFSRSSYIGMHRYSGIWTGDNSSWWRHILLNIKMMPSLNMCGFLYIGADTGGFSSDANAEIVTRWTQFSLFTPLFRNHSAKGTRRQEPFAFDDETTNIIKNVIDFRYALIPYIYSEYMKAVLNNDIYFAPLIFEYDDEITKTVEDQLLVGDSLMISPVYEENARGRYVYLPEDMLLWKVNNYKDRKYEVIKKGHKYLHVDIDEVPVFIRKNKMLVIGKASQNVDSLENKELDIVAFVTDKAEYSYYDDDGKTYDFENGNYSKIFISITKNKNDYDVDIKCNGFKFVDKLNFEIVDSCGEKFIKTINL
- a CDS encoding ABC transporter substrate-binding protein, which produces MRNVKRIVAFAVTSMMMMSTLVLGGCSSKSQGANSGKKDAVTLNVFQFKVEIAKELEEAAKKYSEKHPEVKINISTVGGGDDYGAALRAKIQSGEEPAIFNIGGPQDVKDWRSRLVDLSGESWVKQSLNGVLDGVTEDKKIYGMPFDVEAYGLVYNKAIFKDAGIDATTIKDYATLEAAVKKLDSEIKSGKLKKKYPQLEAVFEMPAKETWITGLHSSSVALSQEFKSSLDAFKADKVAFKHGDGLKSLIDLEANYSPNAKSKGKLNAVDYATQVGQGIAIERVAIVQQGNWIFNDVNKTDKDVAKNLDMLPIAIKGGKGDSVAVGVPMYWGVNNKVSKEQQSAAKDFLNWLYTSEEGKNIVVNKFFFIPPFKGYEKYPAKDSLGLAVGRYIKENKTLPWVFMGYPTDWGMGVVGKDIQKYLAGEITWDQVIKDSQTQWTTMRNKK